A section of the Oreochromis niloticus isolate F11D_XX linkage group LG9, O_niloticus_UMD_NMBU, whole genome shotgun sequence genome encodes:
- the LOC112847957 gene encoding zinc finger protein 665-like: MSSTQKDQHGARSQRSQEADKQRKGEKTYTCDECGKDFAWKYELKQHQVIHTGERPFSCDLCGKTFSRKDSLKQHQLIHSGVKAYSCDQCGRAFTHSSSLQRHLVTHSGIKAYTCDECGKDFTGKASLKHHQVIHTGERPFSCDLCGKTFSWKTNLKTHQLIHSGVKAYSCDQCGRAFTHSSSLQSHLVTHSGIKAYSCDICGTTFSQRGSRNRHLRIHTRHDVYSCEQCGKYFATETNLQQHMFTHTEGRPYKCDLCEKTFKAPRYLRRHQQIHTRKRLYKCSYCEKQSDTDGSSSQPCHHRGGGKDFRCDLCGKSFSLQVTLKRHQRRHTGDKLKYCKECGRSFTTSTEVKRHELIHSGVKKHVCDQCGSSFTTARELKTHKRVHTGEKTYKCRHCDRSFLQSNSRNNHERTHMEGNYSCDQCDKSFRNLSSYSKHKRSHVTNKLFHCYQSHKASSGSSLMIGP; encoded by the exons atgagctcaacacagaag gaccaacatggagcgagaagtcagcgctctcaggaggccgacaaacaaagaaagggagagaaaacatacacctgtgacgagtgtgggaaggattttgcTTGGAAGTATGAACTAAAgcagcatcaggtcatccacactggagagagaccgttcagctgtgacttgtgtggaaagactTTTTCCAGGAAGGATTCCCtaaaacaacaccaactcatccacagtggagttaaagcgtacagctgtgatcagtgtggcagagcttttactcacagtagcagcttacagaggcatctagttacccactctggaattaaggcatacacctgtgacgagtgtgggaaggattttactggGAAGGCTTCACTAAAAcatcatcaggtcatccacactggagagagaccgttcagctgtgacttgtgtggaaagactTTTTCCTGGAAGACTaacctaaaaacacaccaactcatccacagtggagttaaagcgtacagctgtgatcagtgtggcagagcttttactcacagtagcagcttacagagtcatctagttacccactctggaattaaggcatacagctgtgacatctgtggaacAACTTTCAGCCAGAGAGGAAGCCGAAATagacacctacgcattcacaccagacatgaTGTGTACAGCTGTGAACAGTGTGGCAAATACTTTGCTACAGAAACAAACTTACAACaacacatgtttacccacactgagggacgaccttataaatgtgacctgtgtgagaagacttttaaagctCCACGTTACCTGAGacgacaccaacagatccacaccagaaagagactctacaagtgcagttactgtgag aagcagagcgacacagatggatccagttctcaaccctgtcatcaccgtggtggtgggaaagactttcgTTGTGACCTCTGTGGAAAAAGTTTCAGTTTGCAAGTTACCCTAAAAAgacatcaacgtagacacactggagacaaactgaaatactgcaaagaatgtgggagaagcttcaCCACATCAACTGAGGTAAAACGCCATGAACTgattcacagtggggttaaaaagcacgtctgtgatcagtgtgggtcatccttcaccactgcaagggagcttaaaacacacaaacgagtccacacaggagagaaaacatacaagtgcagacactgtgacagaaGCTTCTTACAATCAAATAGTCGTAACAatcatgaacgtacacacatggaaggaaactacagctgtgaccagtgtgacaagagcttcaggaatctcagttcatactccaaacacaaacgatcccacgttactaataaactgtttcactgttaccaat CACACAAGGCTTCATCGGGGAGTTCACTCATGATTGGACCATGA